From Leptospira langatensis, the proteins below share one genomic window:
- a CDS encoding phospholipase D-like domain-containing protein, with protein sequence MKNILSLCFLLSFCSLNGNDFDPLGAEDYSPKAFFSYPGRFVPEGKKRNVRDEILRLIRETKHSIYMHVYSLDDPEIEKELLLAHSRGVLLELMGELGKKYPSSLLPFLRYWDGSGLQHSKVLVSDHKIVFLGTGNFTFYGLEMDHNGYIEFLLLQRDWEKFHSFLREEYPFSTLKLSDLELINSPKDGFRIQNRLYDAALSSQNRIRYLIFDHYDPVLSLGMLRSNAEETLGVYDRPLDPEGRFLSSMDRFTIKEDGNEDILDDTTPGKGGLLHHKTMIIDDRELLTGSYNYSLSARDSNREILVTTKNANLVSAFRDEWERVYRKSQGIPSAGSLPSSNTYRLDIENGRVCKNGIGAGEVFLDIGFSWLRWIQFYRFSELDTCKSLQSYESISSRFFGGKSEFPNGSLDLGARLLDRSGTLLSSSYPSSDMNELKEVIRKPALFLKPEVLLFSEPAWVFDTSKSISNWVNSQPPIQAWIFHRGKLPKRSMIQKEGDVYSLSQGLDTNTGVILMEYRDFGLYFCYKSTNDSLAWTKELLLSTLDSQRGEWKKEEFPNSWIEFFAEPGFPYKRKVDLCVVGS encoded by the coding sequence ATGAAGAATATTCTCAGTCTTTGCTTTCTTCTTTCTTTCTGTTCGTTGAACGGAAACGACTTCGATCCTTTAGGGGCAGAGGACTATTCTCCTAAGGCATTCTTCTCTTATCCGGGTAGATTTGTTCCGGAAGGAAAGAAGAGAAATGTCCGAGACGAGATCCTAAGATTGATCCGAGAAACAAAACATAGTATTTATATGCATGTGTATTCCTTGGACGATCCGGAGATCGAGAAGGAGTTATTGCTTGCTCATTCTCGCGGAGTTCTATTGGAGCTAATGGGAGAATTGGGAAAGAAGTATCCGAGCTCTCTTCTTCCATTTTTGAGATATTGGGATGGTTCCGGTCTGCAACACAGCAAGGTCCTTGTAAGCGATCATAAGATCGTTTTCCTGGGAACTGGCAACTTTACTTTTTATGGTTTGGAAATGGATCATAACGGATATATCGAGTTCCTTCTCTTGCAAAGAGATTGGGAGAAATTCCATTCTTTCTTAAGAGAAGAATATCCGTTTTCCACCTTAAAGCTGTCAGATCTGGAATTGATCAACTCTCCTAAGGACGGGTTTCGGATCCAGAACCGTTTATATGATGCGGCTCTTTCTTCTCAAAACAGAATCCGATATTTGATCTTTGATCATTACGATCCTGTCTTGAGCCTGGGAATGCTCCGGTCGAATGCGGAAGAAACTCTTGGTGTCTATGATCGTCCCTTAGATCCCGAAGGAAGGTTTCTTTCGTCTATGGACCGATTTACGATCAAAGAAGATGGGAATGAGGACATATTAGATGATACGACTCCCGGAAAGGGAGGACTCCTCCATCATAAAACAATGATCATCGACGATCGCGAACTATTGACCGGTTCCTATAATTATTCTTTGAGCGCGAGGGATTCGAATCGAGAGATCTTGGTTACGACTAAGAATGCAAACTTAGTCTCTGCCTTTAGAGACGAATGGGAAAGAGTGTACAGAAAATCCCAAGGAATTCCTTCTGCGGGTTCGCTTCCTTCTTCCAATACGTACCGACTGGATATTGAGAATGGGAGGGTTTGCAAGAATGGAATAGGAGCGGGAGAAGTTTTCTTGGACATTGGCTTTTCTTGGCTGCGATGGATCCAATTCTATCGCTTCTCGGAGTTGGATACTTGCAAGTCCTTGCAATCCTACGAATCGATCAGTTCTAGGTTCTTTGGCGGGAAGTCTGAGTTTCCGAACGGGAGCTTGGATCTGGGAGCAAGGTTGCTAGACCGTTCCGGTACATTGCTTTCGAGTTCGTATCCTTCTTCTGATATGAATGAATTGAAAGAAGTGATCCGAAAGCCGGCTCTATTCTTGAAGCCGGAAGTTCTACTTTTCTCCGAACCTGCTTGGGTCTTTGATACTTCTAAAAGTATTTCTAATTGGGTCAATTCGCAACCACCGATCCAGGCTTGGATCTTCCATCGAGGCAAATTACCGAAGAGATCCATGATACAAAAGGAAGGTGATGTGTATTCTCTTTCCCAAGGTTTGGACACTAACACAGGAGTCATCCTAATGGAATACCGGGATTTTGGTTTATATTTTTGTTATAAATCTACGAACGATTCTCTCGCTTGGACAAAAGAGCTTCTACTCTCTACACTGGATAGCCAGAGAGGAGAATGGAAAAAAGAGGAGTTCCCAAATTCTTGGATCGAATTCTTTGCAGAGCCTGGATTTCCTTATAAAAGAAAAGTGGATCTATGCGTGGTCGGATCCTAA
- a CDS encoding O-antigen ligase family protein — protein MKEFLKKAHLFCLLATFPLIGVSVSLSQGFLVLSFLFGLSSLLLEKRFDEIFPRHGLFRISLALFLWYWIVFALHLALDPDNQTRLRSAWNGELKDFFLFFGFLSVGFTKKEDVPRLFSALFWLFLLLILTGLIGGFTPVRLSRLISDLYRESHTYKFTHPLGSVFSVPLYISIGLMNTHLTFGGLLQFFSAFAVFSFLKALQEGNIRKIAWTGMLLIFYVLVFLLNQARSSMIGAGVTLLFAGIHLFFLRKELPKSFLVKGGIAFFGLVLVLGTALAISPAGKKVIGPLFGKEKHTDSGRTFIWDSSFPLIQEHPILGVGPGNYNQAIDRVRTAHSEEYPELAYFYEVTQRGHAHNDYIHLASVFGLPAAFLYLSLAGALVFFSFQSKQGFHRIIFFYGLLGFFVSGLFQCYFQDDEVVILFWLLLGLFVKTETEPLGSDHA, from the coding sequence ATGAAAGAGTTTTTGAAAAAAGCCCACCTATTCTGTTTGCTAGCTACCTTTCCCTTGATTGGAGTCTCTGTGAGTTTGAGCCAAGGCTTTCTGGTTCTCTCCTTTCTATTCGGCTTATCGAGTCTTCTTTTAGAAAAACGATTCGACGAGATCTTTCCAAGACACGGGCTGTTTCGGATCTCTCTGGCATTGTTTCTCTGGTATTGGATCGTATTCGCCTTACATCTTGCTTTAGATCCGGACAATCAGACTCGCCTTCGCTCTGCCTGGAATGGGGAATTGAAGGATTTCTTTTTGTTCTTTGGATTTCTCTCTGTGGGATTTACTAAGAAAGAAGATGTTCCAAGACTTTTCTCGGCACTTTTCTGGCTCTTTCTTCTTCTCATCCTAACAGGATTGATCGGAGGGTTTACTCCTGTGCGACTTTCCAGGTTGATCAGCGATCTGTACAGGGAGTCCCATACCTATAAATTCACTCATCCGTTAGGATCCGTCTTTTCCGTTCCTCTCTATATCTCCATAGGACTCATGAACACCCACTTGACCTTTGGCGGATTACTTCAATTCTTCTCCGCTTTCGCGGTCTTCTCCTTCTTAAAAGCATTACAAGAAGGGAATATTCGGAAAATCGCTTGGACAGGGATGCTTCTGATATTCTATGTTCTTGTATTTTTACTCAACCAGGCTCGATCCAGTATGATAGGAGCAGGAGTCACACTTCTATTCGCAGGAATACATCTATTCTTTCTCAGAAAAGAATTACCTAAATCCTTCTTAGTCAAAGGAGGAATTGCATTCTTTGGACTAGTACTTGTACTAGGGACAGCACTTGCGATCAGTCCCGCAGGAAAAAAAGTGATCGGTCCTCTTTTCGGAAAAGAAAAGCATACAGATTCCGGAAGGACATTTATCTGGGACTCAAGCTTTCCTCTCATCCAAGAACATCCTATCCTTGGGGTCGGACCTGGAAACTATAACCAAGCGATCGATCGGGTCAGGACCGCTCACTCCGAAGAATATCCGGAGCTCGCTTATTTCTACGAGGTCACCCAAAGAGGACACGCCCATAACGATTATATTCATCTTGCATCCGTCTTTGGGTTGCCGGCGGCCTTCCTCTATCTTTCGTTAGCTGGCGCCCTGGTATTCTTTTCGTTCCAGTCCAAGCAAGGATTTCATAGAATTATTTTCTTTTACGGATTGCTCGGCTTCTTCGTTTCCGGACTATTCCAATGCTATTTCCAAGACGACGAGGTGGTGATCCTATTCTGGTTACTTCTGGGATTATTCGTCAAAACGGAAACCGAGCCTTTAGGATCCGACCACGCATAG